The DNA region GCGCTTCGCAGACATCGTCGATGGTGGCTCGTTTCGAAAACCATGTCTGCCGCTGCGGCGCGCACCCTGCGCCGCAGTGGACATTCTGGCGACTAGGCAGTCTTGATGTCCACCCGGCCGACGTCTGGGGCATGGGCTTCAAGCGCTGTCACCGCCTCGGGCCAACTGCCTTCGTCGATGTCGAGGGCAGTGCGCAGATAGGCGAGTGTCAGGCGCTGGGTCACGGCAAGGCGTTCGGGATCCTCGTCGTCGGTTTCCTTTGCGTCATAGCCGGCAATGCCGCCGAGGCCGTGTTTGCCGCCGATGAGGGTAAGCAGAGCCTGTGCTCCTGGGGCGTGGCGATAAGGATCGACATGCCAGTCGGCGCCGCGTGTCGTCAGATGCGGGCTGTCGTCGGCGTCGCCGGCAACGACGAGTGTGCGGGTGGTGAGCGTCGAAAAATCCGGGTTCAGTGTTGTGTAATTTTCGCGGGCGAAATCGCTGAGGCTGTCGCCGCCGAGACCGGGGGCGGCGAGCAGTATGCCGGCCCTGATGCGCGGCTCGGGACGGCGGATGCGGGTGACGGCGGAATCGGCGGTGTCGGTGAGGCCGGCGCCGAGCAGCATCCCGACGGTCTGGCCGCCGAGCGAATGGCCGATGGCGGCGATCCGGGCCTGGTCGAGCCGGCCGGCGAGGAAGGGCGCGGCCTGTTCGATGGTGGCGAGATTGTCGAGGATCAGCGTCATGTCATCGAGGCGCGATTGCCAGAAGAAGGGATATCCGGGAGCGTCCTTGCCGAGACCGGCGACCTTGGCATTGGCATGGGTCGGCTGGATGACGACGAAGCCGTGGGCGGCGTAGAAATCGACGAGCGGGCCATAACCATCCTTGGATGGGATGTAGAGCGACGGGCCGTGGCCATGCGACAGGAGAATGATCGGCAGAGGGTCGCCCGTGATCGGCGCGGTGACGCGCAGTTCGAGCGGGCGGCCGCGACCGGGGGCCGGCAGCGTGACGGGATTGATGGTGAGCGTGGCCTGCGGCTGCGGCTTGGGGATGGCGCGGGCTTTGGTGACGAGATCGTTCATGAAGGGGCCTCCGGGCTCTGGATTTTGGCGGGTAATCGGTTTAAGAGCTTAATCGGAACAGCGTTCCGAATACCGATGTGATATACGGAACGATGTTCCGTTTAGCAAGGCCCGTGCTGAAATTTGTGCGCGGCAGGAGAAGATGGATGGCGACCGCGGTGGAACAGAGCGAAGATCCTGGCGTGGAAACAGGCGCGCCGCGCGTGCGCGCCGATGCCCGTCGCAACGAGGATTCCCTGCTGGAAGCGGCCAAGGACATCTTTGCGGAAAGCGGCGTCGATGCACCGGCGCGCGAGATCGCGAGCCGTGCCGGTGTCGGCGTCGGCACGCTCTATCGGCGCTTTCCGAGCCGTGCCGATCTGGTCATCGCCGTTTTCAAGCGTGAGGTCGATGCCTGCACGGCAGAGGCCGAGACGCTGGCGCAGAGCCATGCGCCTGATGAGGCGTTGGCGCTCTGGCTGCGGCGATACACGCGCTTCATCGCGACCAAGCGGGGCCTGGCTCAGGCGCTGCATTCTGGAGACCCGGCCTTCCAGGCGCTTCCGGACTATTTTCGCCAGAACTTCGAGCCGGCCTTGGCGGGCCTTCTGAAAGCCGCCGTTGCCGCCGGCGCAGTGCGGGCCGGCATCGACCCTTACGATCTCCTGCGCGCGATCGGCAACCTTGCTTCGGTTAAGGGGAGGGAGCCAGAGGGCGAGACCCCTGTGATGGTCGAGCTGCTGATCGATGGACTGCGGTTTCGCGCGGCACCTGGCAAGGCCTGAGGTCGAGGCCGGTCTGGCAGGTCTCCCAGGCGTTTGTCGGACTGCCCGCTTCCGCTGAGTTCTTAAGGGTGACGCGTCGGGTGCAATGCGCCCCGGACGACATCATCCATTCCTGTTGTCAAAGAGGAAAACTCGATGAAATTCTCCTTCCGTTTGCCCTGGGCTGAAGCCCCGGATCGCGTCCGCGCGTCTGATGAAAAGGCGCTGTCTGCCCGTCCTGGCACGCCACTGGCCCTGATTGCCGGCGAGGGCGAGGCGCGCTGGACGGGGCGGAGTTACGCCGCGCTGTCGCGCGAGGGGTTCATGAAGAACCCGGTGGCCCATCGCTGCGTGCGGCTGGTCTCGGAAGCCGCCGCCAGCATCGGCTTTCTCGCCTATCAGGGGCCGGTCGAGCGCGAGGATCATCCGGCGCTGTCGCTTCTTTCGCGGCCGAACGGAGCGATGACGGGGGCGGATTTCTTGGAAGCGCTCTATGGCCAGCTGCTGCTCTCGGGCAATGGTTTTGTCGAGGCGATTGCGGTTGGCGCCGGCGCCGGCGGGCGGGCTGAACTGCATTTGCTCAGGCCCGACCGGGTGAGTGTCGTCTCCGGTGCCGATGGCTGGCCGGCCGGCTATGATTACCGCGCCGGCACTCGGGCCAGGCGGATTGCGCTCGAGGGGCTGTTGCATCTCAAACTGTTTCACCCGCTCGACGATCACGAGGGCTTTGCGCCGCTCGCGGCAGCTCAAGTTGCGCTTGATCTGCACAATGCGGCGGGGCGCTGGAACAAGGCGCTGCTCGACAATTCGGCCAGGCCGTCGGGTGTGCTGGTCTACCAGCCGAAGGAGGGGGGCAATCTTACGGCCGATCAGTATCAGCGGCTGAAGGTGGAGCTGGACGAGGGCTATTCCGGCCCGATGCGGGCCGGCCGGCCGCTGCTGCTCGAGGGCGGGCTCGACTGGAAGTCGATGGGACTTTCGCCCAAGGACATGGATTTTGTCGAGGCGAAGAACGGCGCGGCGCGCGACATAGCCCTTGCCTTCGGCGTGCCGCCGATGCTGCTCGGCATTCCCGGCGACAACACCTATGCCAATTACCAGGAGGCGAACCGCGCCTTCTATCGCCTGACCGTGCTGCCGCTTGTGACGCGGACCGGGGCCTCGCTTTCAGTGTTTTTAGGAGAGTTGACGGGCGAGGCGCTGAGGCTGGTGCCGGATCTCGACACGGTTGCCGGATTGGCGGCCGAGCGCGATGCGCTCTGGGCAAGGGTGGGCGCTGCGGCGTTTCTGACGGATGAGGAGAAGCGGGAGGCGGTGGGGTATTGAGGGGATGCTGTGCCAACAGCACCGATCCTCTCGCAGGTGAAATCGAAGCGTTAGGCGCGTGCTAGCCCCCTAACCTTCAGATTGTGTTGGTGAGGGGGCGGTGCCGTTGGCGCGTTTGGGTACGGGAGGCTCCTCCCCGTGCAGAATGTTCCGTGCTGCCAGGCGTGCAAGATAGGGCGCGAGGATGACGCCGGGATGGCCGGTCGCGAGGTAGAGGCCCTCGACCTCAGGGACAAAGCCAAGGCGGGGCAGCTTGTCCTCGAAGGTGGGACGATTGCCGATTTCTGCGCTGATCAGGGACAAGGGGGATGGCAGATCGAATTCGTCGGCGAGGACTGACAGGAACCGCTCGCCAATCATAGAGGGCGTCTCTTTCATGTCCGCAGGCCAGGACTTTGCGATGAAGACGGTGTTGTCGAGGCTCTGACGAACTTCGACACGCGGGCCATCGAGAATGTGGTGGATGAAGGGCGTTTCGCAGGCGTATCGGAGCAGGAGCGCCGGGGACAGGACCATGCCGATATCAATGCCGAGCTGTTTCGTCAGGGTGTCTGTTCCAGGACCAGCGGCGAGGATGACGCAATCGGTCTCGATCAGGCCTGCCGAGATCCGGACGCCTTTGACATGATCATTCGTCGTTTCGATGGACGAGACTGTTTCATCGAAATGCACGATTGCACCGCGGGTCCTCGCGGCGTTGAGGAGCGTTCCGGCCAAGCGGATCGGGTCGATGGCGATGTCGTCGGCCGAAAAGACGGCTGTTTCCGGAACGTGGCGCAGATGCGGTTCCAGCCGGCTGATCGCTGTGCGATCCACCAGTTCGACAGTCTCGCCAGCGTCCCGGCGTGTCGCGAAGAGATGCTCGGTCTCCTGCGTCGAGGTGTGCCAGAGAAACGATCCACGTCTTGAAAAATCTGATATTTCGGGCAGATCGCTGATCAGGGCGGGATAGTCCCTGACGGCCTGCTGCCAAAGGGTGTGACTTTCGCTGCCGGGCACCCCATGGACGGTGTTGATCCAGCCGAAGGCGCGACCGGTGACACCGCAGGCGGGTTTGGGGCCGCTTTCGATCAGGACGACATCTGTTAGCGGCGAGGCCAGGTGATAGGCCATTGCCGTCCCGAAGATACCGGCGCCGATGATGACGATGCGGCGTTTCTGCAATGGCATGATGGCAACCTTGAAATGCGACGGATGCGTGTAATGATGGGCGCTTCCTAGCCTTTGCGGGTAACACGCAGATGACGGTTGCGAGAACTGAAATATCCGACGTTCGCCTCCCTCCCGATGCCCGTGTGATCCCCGAATGGATCTCGCCCGCCGAGGAAACCGCGCTGGCCGGATATCTCGATGCCGGCGAGTGGAGTGGCGAGTTGCGGCGGCGGGTTCGGCATTTTGGCTATCGCTATGACTATCGCGCCCGGATCGCGACACCGCAGAGCCGGATCGGGCCTCTGCCGGACATGCTGCAGCGGCTTGGTCGGCGGATGGTCGAGGAGGGGATTTTTGCCAGCCTGCCGGACCAGGTGATCGCCAATGAATATCTGCCGGGGCAGGGGATCAGCGCGCATGTCGATTGTGAACCGTGTTTCGGCGATGTGATCGTGTCGCTCAGCCTGTTGTCGCCGTGCCAGATGCAGTTTCGCCGCGTCGAGACGGGAGAGAAGCGGGCGGTGATTTTACGGCCCCGGTCGCTGCTGGTGCTGGAAGGGGCAGCAAGGCATGATTGGACGCATGCGATCCCGGCGCGTCGGTCGGACCGGATAGATGGCGTTCAGGTGATGCGTGGGCGGCGGGTGTCGTTGACGTTTCGGACGATGCGGTTTTGAGGGGGCGCTGAACGGATCCCCTCGCGTACAAAATCTGAGGTTTAGCCCTGATCGCTCTCAAGCCCTCTCATCGCCTTCACGCGGCGTCGCGCTCAGGCCTCCGTTCGCTGAAATCGATTCACGGGATCGATTTCCGGCCTTCGGCCACCGCTCCGAAGACTTTCCCACAGGGGCGAGAGGGTGGGTTGCGGCAAGCGGCGGCCTCAACTCTGCTGTTCGGTCCCGTTGGTCGGCGCCGGCTGCAGCATTGCCGGGGCAAGCGACAGGCGGCGGATGGTGGTAACGAACTGGGCGATTGTCTTGCGGCGGGCGTCGTGCAGCCGGTGACCGAGCTCGCCGAGGGCGGCGTCGAGCCTGATGTCGCAGGACTGGACCCCCGGGCGGCCGTAGATCAGGTGTGCCAGGCCGATCGAAAGCGTGGCCATCAGGCCTGTGGCAATCAAGACGTCGGAGAGGAAATGCGCGCCGAAGGCGATGCGGTTGAGCGCGGTGAGGGCTGTGAAGACGGCGAGCAGCACGAAGACGCAGCGGCGCCAGACCACCGGCACGAAGAAGGCGAGTGGGATGAGACAGGCGACGACGGCGGCCTCGCCGGAGACGAAGGAGCGGTCGTCGAAGAATTGACCGCCGAGACCCCAGGCATGGACGAAGGTATCGGTGCCGCCGAACTCAAGCACGCTGCGCGGGCGCGGCCGGTCGAAGAGCGGCTTCAGGATGCCGTTCACCATCAGCGCCGGGCCGAGCAGGAAGAGGCTGGCGAAATAGAGCGTGAAGCGCGGCGGAAAGAGCGACGGGCGCGAGGGATAGATGAGTTTGAGGATGAGGCCGACGACGAGTGCGATGGTGAGTGCCAGCGGAAAATACTGGCCGAAGGCGCGGAAGGTCTGCAGTGCTTCGACCTCGCCTGCCGGAAAGCCGATGCCCTCGACATAGAACAGACGGCTCAAGGCAAGATCGACACCCGGAAAGGCAACGAAGAATGCCGAGATGGACAGCGTGATGAGCAGTGACAGAAGCAGCGGCTTTTGCGCGATGGTGCCGCGCGGTGCGCGGCCCGCGTCCATGACATAGACCATAATGTAACCCCAAGACATGTACCCCGCCGCCACATGAGCAGTCATTCATGAAAGCCGTGTGACGCCAGGTGTGGGTTTCGATGCGCGGCCGGCGTGACGGCGCGGCCACTGGCGATCGCTGGCGGTCATCGGGGCGCGTCATGGCGCCTGATGCCGCAACCTGCGATGGCCATGAGGCATGGACGGGGGGCTTTCAGCGCTTCGGGGCGGGGGGCTCGGCATGGCCCTTGCGCATCAGCCCCGCACCGATGAACAGCCACAGGAAAAGGAGCAGCGGGCCGGCGACGATCAGCGCGGCCCAGACGATCGTGCGACCGGCGATGCCGGCAGCAAGTGCCGTGTTGAGGATCAGGACGCAGCCCGGCGCCATCAGGAGCACGGCGCTGACGACCCCGGCGGTGTAGCGCCTGAGGATGACGGTGGCGGCGAGATGTGGAATGACCGCATTGGCAAGCATCACCAAGGCCGCTCCCGCCAGCAGCGGATCGGCGGCGGACATCTGGGTCATTTTGGCTGGAATGAGCGCCAGCCCCGCAAGCGTGACAATCACAAGGGCGATGCGCAAGCGGGTGAGCGGAAGGTGTAAACCGCGCCCGGCGAAGACATCGGCGAGGCGATCGGCAAACAGATATTCCTCGCCATTGTGAAGGACGAGCAGGCCGAAAAACAGCCAAAACCAAAACGTGTCCATCACGGTCTCCTGCATCCGCGCGAGGGCGACCGCACCGTATCACCGGTGGGCGCTGCGCTGAAAACGGGCTGAGGCTCGGCATCCTGATTCAGAGTGTGAACGTCTTCGCGTGGTGGATCAAGCAGCGGAATCGGCGTGTGAACCCCGCTCGCCAAGGGATTCAGAAAATTCGCAGAAACGCTTCGGCCTTCCCGGCGGTGGGATCGTCGTCTTCAAGGCGTGAAGGGAAGGTTTGCGCCGGCCGCAGCCTTTTGGGCGGGATCGTACCGGCCGGCGCAAGGCCAAGCTATCAGTGAAAGATGAACAAATGACTGACTTCAGCCATGACGGCGGCGTTTTGTCCGCCCGTCTGATCGGCGCTGTCGCAGGCTCTGCGATTTCGCTGGTCTATCTCCTGCCCAAACATCGCCGCGAGGCGGCGGTGCGCTTTCTGACCGGCGTTGCCTGCGGACTGATCTTCGGCGGGCCGACGGGGCTTTGGGGTGCGACCCAGCTCGGCATCGAGGCCGAACTTTCCTCCGCCGAAATCATGCTGGCCGGCGCGACGCTCGCCTCCTTCACCGCCTGGTGGGGACTGGGTGTGCTGGTGCGGCTGACGGGGCGGGCGGGGGAGAAGGTGGGGTGAGGTGGGCGCTGAAGTTGGTCCTCATCTTCCGACTGACGGCCCCTCATCCGCCCTTCGGGCACCTTCTCCCCGCAGGCGGGGAGAAGGGCGACTGCGGCCGGCGTTTTGCCCCCTTCTCCCCGTTCACGGGGAGAGGTCCCGGCAGCGGATGAGGGGCAATTTGCGGCGGGGCTTGCCGTTGATCTTCCCCCTCCCCTTGAGGGGGAGGGTCGGACCGTAGGTCCGGGGTGGGGTGATCGGAGCGGGTCCGACGTCCGACGCGGGTCACCCCCACCCGCCGCTTCGCGGCGACCTCCCTTCAAGGGGGAGGTGTGAGACCGGCACCAAACATCATCACGAGGAGAGAGACATGCAGCGCAGGGAGGGGCCGGGCGCCCCGAGCTTCAGATATGCCGGGCTGACGCTGAAGGGCGTTGCCGGCGACGGGACGTTTTCGGGTTATGCGAGCCTGTTCGGCGAGGTCGATCTCGGCCGTGATGCGATCGAGCGCGGCGCCTTTGCCGCCTCGATCGACAAGCGCGGGGCA from Rhizobium glycinendophyticum includes:
- a CDS encoding alpha/beta hydrolase family protein — translated: MNDLVTKARAIPKPQPQATLTINPVTLPAPGRGRPLELRVTAPITGDPLPIILLSHGHGPSLYIPSKDGYGPLVDFYAAHGFVVIQPTHANAKVAGLGKDAPGYPFFWQSRLDDMTLILDNLATIEQAAPFLAGRLDQARIAAIGHSLGGQTVGMLLGAGLTDTADSAVTRIRRPEPRIRAGILLAAPGLGGDSLSDFARENYTTLNPDFSTLTTRTLVVAGDADDSPHLTTRGADWHVDPYRHAPGAQALLTLIGGKHGLGGIAGYDAKETDDEDPERLAVTQRLTLAYLRTALDIDEGSWPEAVTALEAHAPDVGRVDIKTA
- a CDS encoding TetR/AcrR family transcriptional regulator → MATAVEQSEDPGVETGAPRVRADARRNEDSLLEAAKDIFAESGVDAPAREIASRAGVGVGTLYRRFPSRADLVIAVFKREVDACTAEAETLAQSHAPDEALALWLRRYTRFIATKRGLAQALHSGDPAFQALPDYFRQNFEPALAGLLKAAVAAGAVRAGIDPYDLLRAIGNLASVKGREPEGETPVMVELLIDGLRFRAAPGKA
- a CDS encoding phage portal protein — its product is MKFSFRLPWAEAPDRVRASDEKALSARPGTPLALIAGEGEARWTGRSYAALSREGFMKNPVAHRCVRLVSEAAASIGFLAYQGPVEREDHPALSLLSRPNGAMTGADFLEALYGQLLLSGNGFVEAIAVGAGAGGRAELHLLRPDRVSVVSGADGWPAGYDYRAGTRARRIALEGLLHLKLFHPLDDHEGFAPLAAAQVALDLHNAAGRWNKALLDNSARPSGVLVYQPKEGGNLTADQYQRLKVELDEGYSGPMRAGRPLLLEGGLDWKSMGLSPKDMDFVEAKNGAARDIALAFGVPPMLLGIPGDNTYANYQEANRAFYRLTVLPLVTRTGASLSVFLGELTGEALRLVPDLDTVAGLAAERDALWARVGAAAFLTDEEKREAVGY
- a CDS encoding NAD(P)/FAD-dependent oxidoreductase; the encoded protein is MPLQKRRIVIIGAGIFGTAMAYHLASPLTDVVLIESGPKPACGVTGRAFGWINTVHGVPGSESHTLWQQAVRDYPALISDLPEISDFSRRGSFLWHTSTQETEHLFATRRDAGETVELVDRTAISRLEPHLRHVPETAVFSADDIAIDPIRLAGTLLNAARTRGAIVHFDETVSSIETTNDHVKGVRISAGLIETDCVILAAGPGTDTLTKQLGIDIGMVLSPALLLRYACETPFIHHILDGPRVEVRQSLDNTVFIAKSWPADMKETPSMIGERFLSVLADEFDLPSPLSLISAEIGNRPTFEDKLPRLGFVPEVEGLYLATGHPGVILAPYLARLAARNILHGEEPPVPKRANGTAPSPTQSEG
- a CDS encoding alpha-ketoglutarate-dependent dioxygenase AlkB; its protein translation is MTVARTEISDVRLPPDARVIPEWISPAEETALAGYLDAGEWSGELRRRVRHFGYRYDYRARIATPQSRIGPLPDMLQRLGRRMVEEGIFASLPDQVIANEYLPGQGISAHVDCEPCFGDVIVSLSLLSPCQMQFRRVETGEKRAVILRPRSLLVLEGAARHDWTHAIPARRSDRIDGVQVMRGRRVSLTFRTMRF
- a CDS encoding phosphatase PAP2 family protein — translated: MSWGYIMVYVMDAGRAPRGTIAQKPLLLSLLITLSISAFFVAFPGVDLALSRLFYVEGIGFPAGEVEALQTFRAFGQYFPLALTIALVVGLILKLIYPSRPSLFPPRFTLYFASLFLLGPALMVNGILKPLFDRPRPRSVLEFGGTDTFVHAWGLGGQFFDDRSFVSGEAAVVACLIPLAFFVPVVWRRCVFVLLAVFTALTALNRIAFGAHFLSDVLIATGLMATLSIGLAHLIYGRPGVQSCDIRLDAALGELGHRLHDARRKTIAQFVTTIRRLSLAPAMLQPAPTNGTEQQS
- a CDS encoding HXXEE domain-containing protein translates to MDTFWFWLFFGLLVLHNGEEYLFADRLADVFAGRGLHLPLTRLRIALVIVTLAGLALIPAKMTQMSAADPLLAGAALVMLANAVIPHLAATVILRRYTAGVVSAVLLMAPGCVLILNTALAAGIAGRTIVWAALIVAGPLLLFLWLFIGAGLMRKGHAEPPAPKR
- a CDS encoding DUF6107 family protein, which encodes MTDFSHDGGVLSARLIGAVAGSAISLVYLLPKHRREAAVRFLTGVACGLIFGGPTGLWGATQLGIEAELSSAEIMLAGATLASFTAWWGLGVLVRLTGRAGEKVG